From Coffea arabica cultivar ET-39 chromosome 9c, Coffea Arabica ET-39 HiFi, whole genome shotgun sequence, one genomic window encodes:
- the LOC140014006 gene encoding calcium-dependent protein kinase-like — protein sequence MGISVGVEKGVLLEGKMKTARQNFRSKISENDKGNFDEILAGRLDFQNSPWPSISSGAKDLVRKMLTMDPRKRITAAEALEHQWLKEGGEASDTPIDSVVQIRMKQFRAMNKKSWL from the exons ATGGGCATCTCAGTTGGAGTAGAGAAGGGGGTCTTACTGGAAGGCAAAATGAAAACGGCCCGTCAAAATTTTAGATCTAAGATTTCAG AGAACGACAAAGGCAATTTTGATGAAATTCTAGCGGGGCGCCTTGATTTCCAAAACTCTCCCTGGCCTTCAATATCGTCTGGTGCAAAGGATCTTGTTAGGAAAATGTTAACAATGGATCCTCGGAAAAGGATCACCGCTGCCGAAGCCCTTG AACATCAATGGCTCAAGGAAGGTGGTGAAGCATCAGATACGCCTATTGACAGTGTTGTGCAAATAAGGATGAAGCAATTTAGAGCAATGAACAAGAAAAGCTGGCTTTAA